A genomic stretch from Methylophilus medardicus includes:
- the nuoH gene encoding NADH-quinone oxidoreductase subunit NuoH: MQFFAEFFGSYWTDVQLVVWTLIKIVAIVLPLMIAVAYLTYAERKVIGYMQVRIGPNRVGPAGLLQPLADGLKLLFKEIILPTASNKALFFLGPVLAIAPAFAAWAVVPFDATMVLANVDAGLLYILAMTSVAVYGVIIAGWASNSKYAFLGALRSAAQIVSYEIAMGFTLVGVLMCANSLNLGNIVMGQEGGFWHWYFLPLFPLFVVYFISAVAETNRAPFDVAEGESEIVAGFHVEYSGMAFAVFFLAEYANMMLVSMLAALMFLGGWLSPVPFLPDSILWLLAKVAFLLFLFLWFRATFPRYRYDQIMRLGWKVFIPITLIWIVVVGAMMQTQWAYLFH, from the coding sequence TCGTGGCCATTGTGTTGCCGTTGATGATTGCTGTGGCTTATCTCACTTACGCTGAGCGCAAAGTTATCGGCTACATGCAGGTACGTATCGGACCTAACCGTGTCGGTCCGGCTGGCTTATTGCAACCATTAGCTGATGGTTTGAAGTTGCTGTTTAAAGAAATTATCCTGCCGACAGCCTCAAACAAAGCGCTATTTTTTCTTGGGCCTGTGTTGGCGATTGCGCCGGCTTTTGCCGCTTGGGCAGTGGTCCCGTTTGATGCCACGATGGTGCTAGCAAATGTCGATGCTGGCCTGTTATACATACTCGCGATGACTTCTGTAGCGGTTTATGGGGTGATTATTGCGGGTTGGGCGTCGAACTCCAAATACGCATTTTTGGGCGCATTACGTTCAGCAGCACAAATTGTTTCATATGAAATTGCGATGGGCTTTACCTTGGTGGGCGTGCTCATGTGTGCCAATTCTCTTAACCTAGGCAATATTGTCATGGGTCAGGAGGGCGGTTTCTGGCATTGGTATTTCTTACCGTTGTTTCCCTTATTTGTCGTGTATTTCATCAGTGCAGTGGCAGAAACCAACCGTGCACCGTTTGACGTTGCCGAAGGGGAGTCCGAAATCGTTGCTGGTTTCCATGTGGAATATTCAGGCATGGCCTTCGCCGTGTTCTTCTTAGCTGAATATGCCAACATGATGTTGGTCTCCATGCTTGCGGCATTGATGTTCCTTGGCGGTTGGTTATCTCCAGTGCCATTCTTGCCAGACAGCATTTTGTGGCTGTTGGCAAAAGTCGCATTCCTGTTGTTCCTGTTTTTGTGGTTCCGCGCGACTTTCCCACGTTATCGTTACGACCAGATCATGCGTCTGGGTTGGAAAGTGTTTATCCCCATCACGCTGATCTGGATTGTCGTGGTTGGCGCGATGATGCAAACGCAATGGGCTTATTTGTTCCATTAA
- the nuoI gene encoding NADH-quinone oxidoreductase subunit NuoI — protein sequence MLNAIKSTLGSLMLWEMLKGMALTGRYFFAKKITIQYPEERTPQSNRFRGLHALRRYPNGEERCIACKLCEAVCPAMAITIESDQRDDGTRRTTRYDIDLTKCIFCGFCEESCPVDSIVETRIFDYHGEQRGDLLYTKEMLLEVGDKYEAQIAQDRAQDKVYR from the coding sequence ATGTTGAACGCGATTAAAAGTACATTAGGCAGTTTGATGTTGTGGGAAATGCTGAAAGGCATGGCCCTGACTGGACGCTATTTCTTTGCCAAGAAAATTACCATTCAGTATCCCGAAGAGCGTACGCCGCAATCGAACCGTTTTCGCGGTTTACACGCATTGCGTCGTTATCCGAATGGCGAAGAGCGCTGTATTGCTTGCAAACTCTGTGAAGCCGTTTGTCCAGCGATGGCCATTACGATTGAGTCAGACCAACGCGATGATGGCACGCGTCGCACCACCCGTTACGATATCGATCTGACGAAATGCATTTTCTGTGGTTTCTGTGAAGAGTCTTGTCCGGTAGACAGCATTGTTGAAACGCGTATTTTTGATTATCACGGTGAGCAGCGCGGTGACCTGCTCTATACCAAAGAAATGCTATTAGAGGTCGGCGACAAGTACGAGGCTCAAATTGCACAAGACCGCGCACAAGACAAAGTATATCGATAA
- a CDS encoding NADH-quinone oxidoreductase subunit J: MVFTDIVFYVLSAILLFSGIRVITTRNPVHAALFLVLAFFTAAGIWLLLEAEFLAIALILVYVGAVMVLFLFVVMMLDINLDKLREGFWEYLPMAGFIGVLMVVEMTMVLADKNLRPSAAVELPANYSNTAALGKVLYTDYLLPFELAAVVLLVAMIAAIVLTLRERKDNKSMNPADQVKVKRSDRIRIVSMPAVVEAPAPSAEEKK; the protein is encoded by the coding sequence ATGGTATTTACTGATATTGTTTTTTATGTGCTGTCAGCGATTTTGCTGTTTTCAGGCATCCGCGTGATTACAACACGCAACCCGGTGCATGCAGCGCTGTTTCTTGTACTTGCTTTTTTTACAGCAGCAGGCATTTGGCTGTTGCTTGAAGCAGAGTTTTTGGCCATTGCCTTAATTCTGGTTTACGTCGGCGCAGTGATGGTGTTGTTCTTGTTTGTTGTGATGATGCTAGATATTAATTTGGATAAGTTACGCGAAGGCTTCTGGGAATATTTACCCATGGCTGGCTTCATCGGTGTATTGATGGTGGTTGAGATGACCATGGTGCTGGCAGACAAAAATTTGCGCCCAAGTGCGGCGGTCGAATTACCCGCTAATTACAGTAACACTGCCGCTTTGGGCAAAGTGCTTTACACCGACTATTTACTGCCATTTGAGCTGGCAGCGGTGGTCTTGTTGGTGGCCATGATTGCAGCGATTGTGCTGACTTTGCGTGAGCGTAAGGACAACAAATCCATGAATCCGGCTGACCAAGTCAAAGTAAAGCGCAGCGACCGGATCCGTATTGTGTCGATGCCTGCCGTTGTAGAAGCGCCGGCACCGTCGGCAGAGGAGAAAAAATAA
- the nuoK gene encoding NADH-quinone oxidoreductase subunit NuoK, producing the protein MVGLSHYLILGALMFAISVIGIFLNRKNVIILLMAIELMLLAVNLNFIAFSHYLNDIAGQVFVFFILTVAAAESAIGLAILVVLFRNLRTINVDDLDQLKG; encoded by the coding sequence ATGGTCGGATTGTCTCATTACCTGATTTTAGGCGCGCTGATGTTTGCAATTAGCGTGATTGGTATTTTTCTCAACCGTAAAAACGTCATTATTTTGCTGATGGCGATTGAATTGATGTTGTTAGCCGTCAATCTCAATTTCATTGCCTTTTCACATTATTTAAACGATATTGCCGGCCAAGTCTTTGTATTTTTTATCCTAACGGTGGCAGCGGCTGAGTCTGCGATCGGTTTGGCGATTTTAGTGGTGTTGTTCCGCAATTTGCGCACCATCAATGTCGATGATTTGGATCAGTTAAAAGGTTAA
- the nuoL gene encoding NADH-quinone oxidoreductase subunit L — protein MTIKQILILIPLLPLFAAALVGLFRNMLPRWAGHVITILGVGAAFALSTYIFNQTLNGFTLNEAVYTWLDSGDIHFEVGFLIDNLSAMMMVVVTFVSLMVHIYTIGYMAEDPGYARFFSYISLFTFSMLMLVMSNNFMQLFFGWEAVGLVSYLLIGFWFTRPTAIYANLKAFLVNRVGDFGFLLGIGMVLYYFGSLDYATVFERAPSLAATQINLWGHSQWSLMTVTCLLLFIGAMGKSAQVPLHVWLPDSMEGPTPISALIHAATMVTAGIFMVARMSPLYELSTTALSTVMVIGAITALFMGFLGIIQNDIKRVVAYSTLSQLGYMTVALGASAYSVAIFHLMTHAFFKALLFLGAGSVIMGMHHDQDIRNMGNLKKYLPITWITSLIGSLALIGTPFFAGFYSKDSIIEAVELSHIPGSGFAYFAVIVGVFVTAFYSFRLYFLVFHGEEKWRQAKHDDHAHATHVDAGHADNGHDDAHADNHDHDLHHGLGPNDNPHEPGWVVTLPLVLLAIPSLVIGYLALEPMLYGDFFKNVIFVNPQAHPAMSHLAHHYHELMHSPAGMAIHGFTSLPFFLAASGVLLSWFFYMKRPDIPAAIKTRCMVIYNILENKYGFDTFNEKFFAGGSRFLGNWLWKYGDITLIDGAMVNGTANTMGKIAAKIRNLQSGLIYHYAFAMIIGVFLLMTFFIKIN, from the coding sequence ATGACAATAAAACAAATCTTGATATTGATTCCCTTGCTGCCGTTGTTTGCAGCTGCGCTGGTCGGTCTTTTTAGAAATATGCTTCCGCGCTGGGCGGGTCACGTCATCACCATTCTGGGTGTGGGTGCTGCATTTGCATTATCCACCTATATCTTTAATCAGACCCTTAACGGTTTTACCCTAAACGAGGCCGTTTACACTTGGCTGGATTCGGGTGACATACACTTTGAAGTGGGTTTCTTGATCGATAACCTCAGCGCCATGATGATGGTAGTGGTGACATTTGTCTCACTCATGGTGCACATTTACACCATTGGGTATATGGCCGAAGACCCTGGCTATGCGCGTTTCTTTAGCTATATTTCCCTGTTCACTTTCTCCATGCTGATGTTGGTCATGAGCAACAACTTTATGCAGTTGTTCTTTGGCTGGGAGGCTGTCGGCCTAGTGTCCTATTTATTGATTGGTTTTTGGTTTACTCGACCAACGGCGATCTATGCCAACTTGAAAGCTTTTTTGGTCAACCGTGTAGGTGACTTTGGTTTCTTGCTTGGCATTGGCATGGTTCTTTATTACTTTGGCAGTCTGGATTACGCGACCGTGTTCGAGCGCGCGCCAAGTTTAGCCGCCACGCAAATTAACTTGTGGGGGCATAGCCAGTGGTCACTGATGACCGTCACTTGCTTATTACTTTTTATTGGTGCAATGGGTAAGTCTGCGCAAGTGCCACTGCATGTGTGGTTACCGGATTCTATGGAAGGCCCAACGCCTATTTCTGCCCTGATTCACGCTGCAACGATGGTTACAGCTGGTATCTTCATGGTGGCCCGCATGTCACCCCTGTATGAGTTATCGACCACTGCTTTATCCACAGTGATGGTGATTGGTGCGATTACCGCACTATTCATGGGCTTTTTAGGTATTATTCAAAACGACATCAAGCGTGTGGTGGCTTACTCGACCCTATCACAACTCGGTTATATGACCGTGGCGCTGGGTGCATCAGCCTATTCTGTGGCTATTTTTCACCTGATGACGCATGCATTCTTTAAAGCCCTGTTATTCCTAGGTGCTGGCTCTGTGATCATGGGTATGCACCATGATCAAGACATTCGCAATATGGGCAATCTAAAAAAATACTTGCCGATTACCTGGATTACTTCGTTAATTGGCTCATTAGCATTGATAGGCACGCCGTTTTTTGCGGGCTTCTATTCCAAGGACAGCATCATCGAGGCAGTTGAGCTGTCGCATATTCCTGGTAGTGGCTTTGCTTACTTTGCGGTTATTGTGGGTGTATTCGTGACAGCGTTTTATTCTTTCCGGCTCTATTTTCTGGTGTTTCATGGTGAAGAAAAATGGCGTCAGGCCAAACACGATGACCACGCGCATGCTACCCATGTAGATGCTGGTCACGCGGATAATGGGCATGACGATGCGCACGCAGACAATCATGATCACGACCTTCATCATGGCCTCGGTCCTAATGACAATCCGCATGAACCTGGCTGGGTGGTCACCTTGCCGTTGGTGTTGCTGGCGATCCCATCATTAGTCATTGGTTACCTTGCTTTAGAGCCGATGTTATACGGTGATTTCTTCAAAAACGTGATTTTTGTGAATCCGCAGGCCCACCCTGCAATGTCCCACCTTGCTCATCATTACCACGAGCTCATGCATAGCCCGGCTGGCATGGCCATCCATGGTTTTACCAGCTTGCCATTTTTCCTTGCTGCATCGGGCGTCCTGCTGTCTTGGTTCTTCTATATGAAACGGCCAGATATTCCAGCAGCGATCAAGACTCGTTGCATGGTGATTTACAATATTCTTGAGAACAAATACGGTTTTGATACTTTCAATGAAAAGTTCTTTGCTGGCGGTTCACGTTTTCTGGGTAACTGGTTATGGAAATACGGTGACATTACCTTGATTGATGGCGCCATGGTGAATGGCACCGCCAATACCATGGGCAAAATTGCCGCTAAAATCCGCAATCTGCAGTCTGGACTCATTTATCATTACGCTTTCGCCATGATCATCGGCGTATTCCTCCTTATGACTTTCTTTATCAAAATAAACTAA
- a CDS encoding NADH-quinone oxidoreductase subunit M, with protein sequence MMQADLTSISWLSLAIWLPVISGVLVLLLGGDHKATLTRWLALAGSLVSFLVTLPLYTLFDTQDGFFQFEELLPWVPAFNMHYHLGIDGFSMPLVLLTSFTTVIVVLAGWEVITKHVAQYMAAFLIMSGIMIGVFTALDALLYYVFWEAMLIPMFLVIGIWGGPNRVYATIKFFLYTLLGSLLMLVAFIYLYHQTGSFELADYYLLPLSMQAQIYIFIAFFMAFAVKIPMWPVHTWLPDAHVEAPTGGSVVLAAIALKLGGYSFLRFAMPIAPDAAHYFTTAMITLSLIAVVYIALVALVQKDMKKLIAYSSISHMGFVTLGFFMFSQLALEGAVVQMISHGFISSAMFLSVGVLYDRVHSREISAYGGVVNKMPVFAAFAVLFAMANSGLPGTSGFVGEFMVILAAVKFNFWVAFFAATTLIFGAAYTLWMTKRVFFGDVANHHVAELSDLNKREFLILAILAVLVIGFGVYPQPLTEVMQATSAEFLKHMAISKLPVTGY encoded by the coding sequence ATGATGCAAGCCGACCTCACAAGTATTTCCTGGTTAAGTCTGGCCATCTGGCTACCGGTCATCTCCGGCGTGCTGGTATTGTTGCTGGGAGGTGACCATAAGGCCACGTTGACACGATGGTTGGCTTTAGCCGGCAGTTTGGTCAGTTTTTTGGTGACACTCCCGCTATACACCTTGTTTGATACACAAGATGGATTTTTCCAGTTTGAAGAGTTATTACCTTGGGTACCGGCCTTCAATATGCACTATCACTTAGGTATTGATGGTTTTTCGATGCCGCTGGTGCTGTTGACGAGTTTCACCACTGTCATTGTGGTGTTGGCTGGGTGGGAAGTGATTACCAAGCACGTGGCGCAATACATGGCGGCCTTTCTGATCATGAGCGGCATCATGATCGGCGTATTTACTGCGCTGGATGCCTTGCTCTACTACGTGTTTTGGGAGGCCATGCTGATTCCGATGTTCTTGGTTATCGGTATTTGGGGCGGGCCAAACCGCGTTTACGCGACGATTAAATTTTTCTTGTATACCTTGCTAGGTTCGCTGTTGATGCTGGTGGCATTTATTTACCTCTATCACCAAACTGGCAGCTTTGAATTGGCGGACTACTACCTACTGCCGCTGAGCATGCAAGCTCAGATCTATATCTTCATCGCGTTTTTTATGGCTTTTGCGGTAAAGATCCCTATGTGGCCGGTACACACGTGGTTACCTGATGCACACGTTGAAGCGCCAACAGGCGGATCGGTGGTATTGGCGGCGATTGCGCTCAAGCTGGGTGGTTATAGTTTCTTACGTTTTGCCATGCCAATCGCACCCGATGCAGCGCATTACTTTACCACCGCGATGATTACCCTATCGCTGATCGCAGTGGTCTACATTGCACTGGTGGCGTTAGTACAAAAAGATATGAAAAAGCTGATTGCCTATTCATCCATCTCACACATGGGCTTTGTCACTTTGGGCTTTTTTATGTTTAGCCAATTGGCGCTCGAGGGCGCTGTGGTACAAATGATCTCGCACGGCTTTATCTCTTCGGCGATGTTTCTGAGTGTCGGAGTATTGTACGACCGCGTGCATAGCCGCGAAATTTCTGCCTACGGCGGTGTCGTCAATAAAATGCCGGTGTTTGCAGCTTTCGCAGTCCTGTTTGCTATGGCCAACAGTGGATTACCTGGTACATCAGGTTTCGTCGGTGAATTTATGGTGATATTGGCTGCGGTCAAATTCAACTTCTGGGTGGCGTTCTTTGCGGCCACCACCTTGATCTTCGGCGCAGCTTATACGTTGTGGATGACCAAACGAGTGTTCTTTGGAGACGTGGCGAATCATCATGTGGCGGAACTCAGTGACCTCAATAAGCGTGAATTTTTAATCCTCGCCATACTGGCAGTGTTGGTTATCGGTTTCGGGGTATATCCGCAGCCACTGACAGAGGTCATGCAGGCCACAAGCGCGGAATTCCTGAAACATATGGCAATCTCAAAATTGCCGGTCACAGGCTATTAA
- the nuoN gene encoding NADH-quinone oxidoreductase subunit NuoN: MDNMQYDLLALLPEMVVLGMAMFILLLDLFILPQNRFIIYGLSQFTLLAAAFFTFKTHTPAVGFAFSHMFIDDTLSDVIKMMMYLGTSLILVYTRKYLQDRQLYRGEFYAMVLFGLLGMMIMVSGHNMLTIYIGLELLSLCLYSLVAFDRDNPRASEAAMKYFVLGALASGMLLYGMSMLYGMTGSLDVSDIANGIAQQTKSPVLILGLVFVVAGLAFKFGAVPFQMWVPDVYQGAPTPMTLLIGTVPKLAAYAMTVRLLVQGLHPLALDWQDMLVLMAVLSIIIGNFSAIVQTNLKRMLAYSTISHVGFIMFGMMSANANGFASSFFYISAYVLMSIAGFGIILLLSRQGFEAEEIDDLKGLNQRHPWFAFLMLIIMFSMAGIPPTIGFYAKFTVLQAAWQAGFTWQVVLAVLMATVGAFYYLNIVRKMYFDAPEDNTPLTAPIDMRFVLSVHSLALLGLGLFPEVLLSVCGHSLLISLQ, translated from the coding sequence ATGGATAATATGCAATACGATTTGCTCGCCCTGTTGCCGGAGATGGTGGTGTTGGGCATGGCCATGTTTATTTTGTTGCTGGATTTATTTATCCTGCCACAAAACCGCTTCATCATTTACGGATTGAGTCAGTTCACCTTACTCGCGGCTGCCTTTTTTACCTTTAAGACGCACACCCCCGCGGTCGGCTTTGCTTTTTCGCATATGTTCATCGACGACACACTGTCTGATGTCATCAAGATGATGATGTATCTGGGGACTTCACTGATTCTGGTCTACACACGCAAGTATTTGCAGGATCGCCAGTTATATCGTGGTGAGTTTTACGCCATGGTCTTGTTTGGTCTGCTGGGAATGATGATCATGGTTTCGGGTCACAATATGCTGACCATTTACATCGGCCTCGAGCTACTTTCATTGTGCTTATATTCTTTGGTTGCTTTTGATCGTGATAATCCGAGAGCCTCTGAAGCAGCAATGAAGTATTTTGTACTCGGTGCGCTGGCCTCTGGCATGTTGTTATATGGCATGAGTATGCTCTACGGCATGACAGGTAGTCTCGATGTGAGTGATATTGCCAATGGTATCGCCCAACAAACCAAAAGCCCGGTGTTGATCTTGGGCTTAGTGTTTGTCGTCGCAGGGCTTGCTTTTAAATTCGGCGCAGTGCCTTTCCAAATGTGGGTGCCAGATGTGTATCAAGGTGCGCCCACGCCTATGACTTTACTCATTGGTACGGTGCCGAAACTGGCAGCCTATGCGATGACTGTAAGATTGCTGGTGCAGGGGCTGCATCCCTTGGCCTTGGATTGGCAGGATATGCTGGTATTAATGGCCGTGCTTTCCATCATCATCGGTAACTTCAGTGCGATTGTACAAACCAATCTGAAACGCATGCTGGCATATTCCACCATTTCGCATGTGGGTTTTATCATGTTTGGCATGATGAGCGCCAATGCAAATGGCTTCGCCTCAAGCTTTTTTTATATTAGCGCCTATGTGCTCATGTCGATTGCCGGCTTTGGAATTATTTTATTACTCAGCCGTCAGGGATTTGAAGCTGAAGAGATTGATGATCTAAAAGGCCTTAATCAGCGTCATCCATGGTTTGCATTTTTAATGCTGATCATTATGTTCAGCATGGCTGGGATTCCGCCTACCATTGGTTTTTATGCCAAATTTACCGTTTTGCAGGCAGCCTGGCAGGCTGGCTTCACTTGGCAGGTGGTATTAGCGGTATTGATGGCTACCGTGGGTGCGTTTTATTACCTTAATATTGTTCGTAAAATGTATTTTGATGCGCCAGAGGACAATACACCACTCACTGCCCCTATCGATATGCGGTTTGTTCTCAGTGTGCATTCGCTGGCCTTGTTAGGGCTGGGGTTATTCCCCGAGGTGCTCCTCAGTGTTTGTGGCCATAGTTTGTTAATTAGTTTGCAGTAA
- a CDS encoding DUF2818 family protein → MAAKLIFLLLMFFMANLGWVSDKWLGMVGTIRQLWQRFAVLVPSYLITLAIASLVERLVMGQVWPQGWEFYSINLCVFLVLSFPGFIYRVLWK, encoded by the coding sequence ATGGCCGCGAAGCTGATTTTTCTGCTGTTGATGTTTTTTATGGCAAACCTGGGCTGGGTTTCAGATAAATGGCTGGGTATGGTTGGCACCATCAGACAATTGTGGCAACGTTTCGCTGTGTTGGTCCCCAGTTATTTGATTACCTTGGCGATTGCCTCTTTGGTTGAGCGCTTAGTCATGGGGCAGGTTTGGCCGCAGGGCTGGGAATTTTACAGTATTAATCTGTGTGTATTTCTTGTGCTGTCTTTTCCGGGTTTCATTTACCGCGTTTTGTGGAAATAA
- a CDS encoding phosphatase PAP2 family protein yields MQKLQQTIGWVQSVDSRLCVKVSHTGQYRLIRHFFRAISRMGDGMFWYLLMLMIALTQGTAGWYVCLQMLTVGLSGTLVYKWLKHRTSRPRPFQVRQDVLLSGTPLDYFSFPSGHTLHAVAFGMVAVQHYPQLFPLVYPFVVLVGISRVVLGLHYPSDVLAGAAIGYLLVAIYTPLF; encoded by the coding sequence ATGCAAAAACTACAACAAACCATCGGTTGGGTGCAGTCAGTGGACAGCCGGCTATGCGTGAAGGTTAGCCATACTGGGCAATATCGCCTGATTAGGCATTTCTTTCGTGCCATCTCACGGATGGGCGATGGCATGTTCTGGTATTTGCTGATGCTAATGATCGCCCTCACGCAAGGCACGGCCGGTTGGTATGTGTGTTTGCAGATGCTCACAGTCGGGCTGAGTGGCACGCTGGTTTATAAATGGCTGAAACATCGTACCAGTCGTCCAAGACCATTCCAAGTACGTCAAGATGTGCTGTTAAGTGGCACACCGCTCGATTACTTTAGCTTTCCTTCAGGGCACACTTTGCATGCGGTGGCGTTTGGCATGGTCGCTGTGCAGCATTATCCGCAGTTGTTTCCATTGGTATATCCGTTTGTTGTGTTGGTAGGAATCTCGCGTGTCGTGCTGGGCTTGCATTATCCGAGCGATGTGTTGGCCGGCGCGGCGATTGGCTATTTGCTAGTGGCTATCTATACACCGCTATTTTGA
- a CDS encoding DUF2798 domain-containing protein has translation MNIRYYQVRKLPKQFTPYVFAFLMAGIMAFLMSMVIVAANTGVHSGYLWRVLHAYTLAMPIAFICVLMVRPIVMFLVSLLVDGH, from the coding sequence ATGAACATCCGTTATTATCAAGTGCGCAAACTGCCTAAACAGTTCACGCCTTATGTATTTGCGTTTTTAATGGCCGGGATCATGGCATTTTTAATGTCCATGGTGATTGTGGCAGCAAACACAGGCGTGCATTCAGGCTATTTGTGGCGTGTATTGCATGCTTATACTTTGGCGATGCCAATCGCGTTTATTTGTGTACTGATGGTAAGGCCGATTGTGATGTTTTTAGTCAGCCTGTTGGTTGATGGGCACTAA
- a CDS encoding LysR family transcriptional regulator: MDSLRSIESFVKAVQAGSIAAGARLQGITAAAASQNIQRLEKSLGVRLLVRTTRKLAMTESGTLYYREVEPMMAALSRAQSVITEFQGQPQGRLRIGASVAFGRHVLMPLVPTFTRQFPKVSLELVLSDHSLDHVSEDIDISIRFNQQLEPGLIARKIATVPVLFCASPAYLHRKGVPVSPEALSQHDCLMFRVPVDGRLLSWGFQRDGIYYEPELTPSIVCNDIDSLHRLAVEGAGIARLAAFVASEDIKSGALIALFEQGETPSVGLPLSFYACYRDRHAMTNKVRAFMDYLVEVMPSTW, from the coding sequence ATGGACAGCTTAAGGAGTATTGAGAGTTTCGTTAAAGCGGTTCAGGCTGGGAGTATTGCAGCCGGTGCCCGTTTACAAGGGATCACTGCAGCGGCGGCTAGCCAGAATATTCAGCGCTTAGAAAAGTCATTGGGCGTGCGATTATTGGTGAGAACAACGCGAAAGCTAGCCATGACAGAAAGTGGTACGCTGTATTACCGCGAGGTAGAACCGATGATGGCTGCGCTGAGCAGAGCGCAATCGGTCATTACTGAGTTTCAAGGGCAACCACAAGGCCGTTTGCGCATCGGCGCATCTGTGGCTTTTGGTCGGCATGTGTTAATGCCACTCGTCCCCACATTTACGCGTCAGTTCCCGAAAGTATCGTTAGAGTTGGTGCTGTCTGATCATAGCCTTGATCATGTCAGCGAGGATATAGACATCAGTATCCGTTTTAATCAGCAACTTGAACCTGGCCTCATTGCGCGAAAGATTGCCACTGTGCCGGTGTTATTTTGTGCTTCGCCCGCATACCTGCACAGAAAAGGGGTGCCTGTGAGTCCAGAGGCATTGTCACAACATGATTGTCTGATGTTTCGTGTGCCTGTCGATGGTCGATTGCTAAGCTGGGGGTTTCAACGTGATGGTATCTATTATGAGCCTGAGCTCACCCCCAGCATTGTTTGTAACGATATCGATTCGCTGCATCGGCTTGCGGTAGAAGGGGCAGGTATCGCAAGATTGGCTGCGTTTGTGGCCAGTGAAGACATCAAAAGTGGCGCCCTCATTGCATTATTTGAGCAGGGAGAAACACCGTCTGTTGGCTTACCTTTATCTTTTTACGCTTGTTACCGCGATCGACACGCCATGACTAACAAGGTGCGTGCTTTTATGGATTATCTGGTCGAAGTGATGCCAAGTACGTGGTGA
- a CDS encoding cold-shock protein: MVTGSVKWFNDSKGFGFITPDNGGEDLFAHFSAIQSAGFKTLKENQRVSFEVATGPKGKQAANIQIIE; the protein is encoded by the coding sequence ATGGTGACAGGTTCAGTTAAGTGGTTCAACGATTCTAAAGGTTTTGGCTTCATTACTCCGGACAACGGCGGTGAAGATTTGTTTGCGCATTTCTCAGCAATTCAATCAGCTGGTTTCAAAACTTTGAAAGAAAACCAACGCGTGAGCTTTGAAGTGGCTACTGGCCCTAAAGGCAAGCAAGCTGCAAATATTCAAATCATTGAATAA
- the infA gene encoding translation initiation factor IF-1 has translation MAKEELIEMQGAVTEILPDARYRVKLDNGHELIAYTGGKMRKHKIRILAGDKITIEMSPYDMDKGRIIFRHLEPRKPF, from the coding sequence ATGGCAAAAGAAGAGTTAATTGAAATGCAAGGTGCAGTGACTGAGATCCTGCCGGACGCGCGCTATCGCGTGAAGCTGGACAATGGTCATGAATTGATCGCTTACACTGGCGGCAAAATGCGTAAACATAAAATCCGCATTCTGGCAGGTGATAAAATCACCATCGAGATGTCGCCCTACGACATGGACAAAGGCCGCATCATTTTCCGTCATTTAGAACCGCGCAAGCCGTTTTAA
- a CDS encoding arsenate reductase ArsC: protein MQILFLCTGNSCRSIIAEATFNHLAPAHMHAMSAGSQPTGEIHPKSIALLQAKGISTEGYYSKSWANLPQTPDIVITVCSHAAGETCPAYLGNVMRAHWGVEDPAKVSGSEEEIQASFEQAYRVLSARIAAFLALDLAVLNDRVVLQSKLQAIGQIMS from the coding sequence ATGCAAATTCTTTTCTTGTGTACGGGAAACTCCTGTCGCTCCATCATTGCAGAAGCCACCTTTAATCACTTGGCCCCTGCGCATATGCACGCGATGAGCGCGGGCAGTCAGCCAACGGGTGAAATCCACCCGAAATCCATTGCTCTATTACAAGCCAAAGGCATTTCAACCGAGGGTTATTACAGCAAATCTTGGGCAAATTTGCCGCAAACACCAGACATTGTGATTACTGTATGTAGTCATGCCGCAGGCGAAACCTGCCCAGCCTACTTAGGAAACGTCATGAGAGCGCACTGGGGCGTAGAGGATCCAGCAAAAGTCAGTGGAAGTGAAGAGGAGATTCAGGCGAGCTTTGAACAAGCGTATCGCGTGCTCAGCGCACGCATCGCAGCATTCTTAGCATTGGATCTCGCAGTGCTTAATGACCGCGTGGTCTTGCAAAGCAAGTTGCAAGCCATAGGTCAGATAATGTCTTAA